The Methanosarcina acetivorans C2A genome includes the window CCACAGGCACTGCGCAGGGTTCGACGATATTACATCGCATACGCCTTCTGCATCAAGAGCCTGGGCAAAAAATTGCCTGTCCTTTATCCAGAACTCCCGGTTGAATCTCTCTTTAAGTTCCACGGCCTCCTTTTCGAGCCTGGCCGCGTCGCTTTCCCGGCCCAGCTGCCTGAACAGTGGCGCAAGGCGTCTTTTTGCCATGTACACGTATCCCTGTACTTCGGCAACGGCGATCGGTTGTTTTGCCAGCGTGCCATCTGAACGGCTGATAGAGTCGGGAGAGTCTTTCCATCCCTGGTTGTAAATGCCCAATGGGGATTTCACCGCGTAGTAAGCAAAGCCATTTCCTTCCATATTGGCATAGACATCGATCCATTCCAGGGCCCGGTCCACGTTGCCTTCCAGCTGCCTGACCAATTCGATGTTCCCCGTCCAGTTCACATATTCGATCAGGAGAATCAGGAACAGGGGCGTGGAGTCGACGGTGCCATAGTATGGCGTATGCGGGATAAGGTTCAGGTTGGCCAGCTCGCCCTGCCTCAGCTCGTGAAGCATTTTACCGGGATCCTGGTCCCTCCAGTCATCTGATCTGTCGCTTTGGAATTTTGCATTCACCAGCAGTGTGCTTTTTGCCAGTTCTGCCTCGAACGGTAATAGCTGGAGCGCCGAGATGATGCTATCCCTCCCGAATAGCGTATCGTACCAGGGTACCCCTGCCGAAAGAAATACTTCTCCGTTGAAGCTCATGCGCATCATGTTCAGGTCGGCAAGAGAGCGCACCAGGATGCTGTTGAAAATGTTGTTGCTGGTCGGTATGTTGTCGCAGTATTCGAGGGCAGCAATGTAGGAGCTCATAATCTGGTTCATTTGCTGATCTGGATTTCTCACTGGTCGCCCCGGTTCCTGGCCGGGCTCAATATCCTCGACGGAGATTTCCAGATTTACCGTCTGTGATCCGCGGGGGTTTATCTTCAGCTCGAATGTGCATTTTTTCCCTTCGACCCTTACGGGCAATGGATCAAATGCGATGATCGTGTTGCGTCGATGCTTGTCCTCTCCCTCGTAGGATAAGTAAAGGTTTTTACCATCAAACCTGGTCGGCAACACTTCTCCAGAGGTCGGAGGGGCGATGCCCCTAACGGTGAACATGTCTGCGAAATCTGCGTCGAATTCAAAAGTAAGGTTCAAGGTCACAGGGAACGTATTGAAGTTCCGGATGGTCTGGCTATGCCGGATGCAGCCGGTTATGACAGTGTCAATGGTGCCGAGGAGCGTTTCTTTGGCGACAGTGGTGCCCGTGCAATCCTTCAGTTCCGGGTTGGTGACCATAAGCGTCGATCTGAAACCTTTCACGTCACTGGACAGAACCCGCGTAGGAGGCATGTCCATGAGTCGCATGAGAAAACCGCTCAGGTACCTGCAGTCATGGTAATAGAGACCATATCCGTAATTTTCTGTAATAGGTATCTCGCCATTCTTTTGCATTACGAGCGTCAGCTCGTCGTCCCGTATGACCATACTGTTGATAATGCTATTGGATAGGGTATGCCTCTTGTATATGTCCCATGCTTCGGGGATTTTCTCTCGTTCAGAAAACTCTAGCATGCAAATTCCTCTCAACATGATAATAATTTTTATATAATGGTGGCAGCCTTCAGGACATTCTCTGCCTTCAGGTCGCTTCTCACAAAAACCGAATGGTCAGACTGGTCACACATCCAAAGCATATGCTTTCAACTGTCATCCACTGTCATTGGCGTAAGCAGAGCTTTTTCCATATGAAATCAATCTCAATAAACGCTTGTTTTTCATAAGATCCAAAAGTTGTACAGATTTTGGAGTAAGTATTCATTCTCACCTATTTTGTGCACTTGCCTGGCTAATAAGTGATGTTGATATCTTCAACTGGCAACTCATTATCGGCAAGTACTGGATACTCCTTGCCGGTCGTGATAACCCACCAGACGATGATTACAGCCGATATGCTTGAATTCGACACAGGGGGAAATACAATTAATCGTATCCAGGAAAGTATTTTTGCTTTGTCTGTTAGTATTCTTACTTTGTCTGTTTATCCGGAACTTTCAGTTTCCTTAAAAAGAAACCATAGCATCTAACATCTGCATCTACCATCTTCTTCATTTTAATTTAGGATTAAAGGTTTTGGGACTAATTCAACCACAAGGTTTGATATGGCTCAAGAGAAACAATTAATTTTTTACATTTTAAACAAACATTTATTTTTCCACGATCAATAAGATTTACCATACCTGTCGTTTTATCTATCTTTTCAACTAAATCATTTGATAATGTAAGAGAAGTCTCTAATTTTTCTCCAGATAAATTATTTACAACAATCACATATTGATCGTCACTATCTATTAGATAGGAAAAAATCTCTTTATTGTCTGATTCTAACCTGGATAATTTTCCTCTTCCTAAAACAGACATCCCTTTTCGCACTTCTATTAAGTTCTTGACTGTTTTATGGATTACATTGTCTTTCTCTGAACTATAGAAGTCACTCTTTAAGATAGGGCCGCGGTTAATATCTCGACTATCAAAAGAACAAAAGTTTGTATTTATTTTATTTAGAACTTCCTTACGCTTATTTCCAGCTTCTTCTCCATAATTTGTGTTATTTTCGGCTCCAATTTCATCTCCATAATAAATTACAGGTATCCCGGGAAGAGAAAGAAGTATAGCAAAAGCGAGACCGATTTTCGCTGGATTTTTGTCCAGGAAATTAGCCATTCTGCCACTAATTCCAAGACCCTTAAAATCTTTACCCTTCGAAAGTAATGCATCATAAATAATTTTTCGGGTACCGGTATCAGCCATCTCAACAGTCAATTCGTCATGTACTCTTAAAAATTGAGCCCATGCAGCGGATTCAGGAATAGAAGGAGTTTCTTCATGCACATTCCAAAAATATTCATTACTTCCTGTAATTAAGCTTGCCCAGATTGCAGGCATATACGGAAAATTATAAGCAACTTGAACCCCATCTGTCCGGGTTAAATTTTCGCCTCCGTAAATATTAAAGACGCGTTCTTTGCTAAAATATTTAAGAACTTCTTTTGGGGGCTCACAGGCTTCAGCGTGAAAAATCGATCTGGGACCTATCGCCTGATTAAATGAACTTAAAATCTTGATTATACAGTGGGTCCCTGGCTGATTTTCAGCATTTGTACCTTTTTCTTTTATAAGAAAAGGAATAGCATCTAATCTAAATATGTCTATACCTTTATTGCTCCAAAAAGCTATTATTTTCTCCAGCACATAGTAAAGAACTTCGGGATTTTCCCAGTTTATATCAAGCTGGAAAGGATAGAATGTGTGATAAAGATAATAATCCTTTCCGCCGATATCGACCTTCCTGTAGTGAGTTTCTTCACTGGCATCAGCAAAAACTATCCTTCTTTCTGATGGAGGGACTCCGTCTTCTTCAAAATATTTAATTATTGTTCCTTTTTGCGAGCGTTCATACTTCGGTGGTTCTTTGCGAAATATGAAATAATCCAGTTTACTGACGTCACCGTTTAAAGCGTCTTGAAACCACTCATGCTGATCCGAAAAATGATTCAATACTAGATCTGCCTGTATTTTAAATCCGTATTTTTTCGCCTCTGCCATAAACTGATCAAACTCAGCAATCCCACCCAGGTCTTCTCTAACTTTTTGAGGGTCTCGGACATCAAAACCTGCGTCACCCATCGGAGAATCCATAAAAGGCAAAATATATAGTGTTGTCACTCCTAAACCTTTAAGATAAGGGAGCATTTCTATTAAATCTTTAAATGTATTAGTAGTATTTTTATTTTTTACACCAAATTGATCTGCATAGAACGTGTACATTATTTCATCTTTATACCAGCTGCAATCTCTTGTGAGATCATCCATTTTTAAAGAAGCTGCACGTTCCGATCTGGCTCTTTCAATAATTTCCAGAATATTTGCAAACATCTCATCTACTCTGTCTTCTCCATAGACCTTTTCCAATGCTGGTTTAATATCTATTTCAAGTTGTTTTAAAGAGGTTGTACATTCTGGTCCGGCTCTTTCAACAATTTCCAGAGTATTTGCAAACATCTCAACTACTTTGTCTTCTCCATAGACTTTTTCCAATAATGGTTCAGAATCTATTTCAAGTTGTTTTGATGTTTCATATACCATTATACACCCTCTCTTGAGATCGGTGCAAAATCAAATAAATCCATGATAATCGCCTCTATTTTTTAATTCTAGTTCTCTAACAATCTTCTTAGGTAGCATAAGACAACAAAAATAATAAAATGACTTTGTTTCTTTATTACGTACTTCTTAATGTATTTATTCATTTTTTTATTATTGTCTAATGTTGGATGCTAATGTTTTTTTAGAAGGTACAATCCTACAATGGGGCAATCATACAAGCCAAAAATAAGCCTGCTAAGAACAGGTCTTAATAAATAAATTTAGTTCCGTAATTGGGACAGATTTATACATTTAAACTAAAATGTTGGCAATAAATTGTTAAAAGTTCAAAAATAATTTCAACCAATCAAGCGTTAAACATCTCTTTCTGAAGGACATTAATACTCTCCAAGAAAAGAAGGAATAAGGTTTAAATTAAAAAATAAACTCTCCGATTATAGTGAAATTTAAAGGACTGCTGATATTCAGATTTTTCAAAATATCATCTGATAAAGATGGACTAACAAAAATAGAGTTAATAAGAACTTAGAGCCTATCCGAAAAGTATTTGGCTTACGATTCATGGTAATGTTTGATAGTGAGAAAACGAAAAACAGGATACGACTACGAGATATCTGATGAATTCTGGACTAAAATAAAAGCTTTACTCCCATTGCCCAAACCTAAAAAGAAGGCTGGAAGACCGCGAGAGAATGATCGGAAAATAATGAACCATTTTCTATCTCCTTCGCACAAGCTGTCAACGGAAAGCGTTGCCACGATGTTACGGAACACCAAGCACCGTATATGATAGATTTCAGGAATGGCAAAGAGCAGGCTTATTTGAGAAAATGTGGCAACTATGACAAAAGCACCATTGGGTGGAGGTGGGACCGGAACGAATCCTACTGATCATGGCAAAAAAGGTACAAAAAGAAGCCTGTTAACTGATTGATGGTAAGGGCATACCACTTTCTGTTGTCGTGGATGGAGCAAATAGCCACGATAAAATGCTTGTAAAAGGGAAGCTTGATGCCATAATAATTGAAAGGCTTGCACATAGAAGAATTCAGAATATCTTCATGGGTAAAGGATATGCTTTTCCTGATATCAGAGAACTGGTTGAAGAGTATGGTTATACTGCCCATATCAGGAGACGTGGAGAAGAAAACATAAGAATAGATATACCAGGTTACAGGGCAAGAAGGTGGGTTGTGGAGAGGACACATTCATGGCTGAACAGATTCAGAAGACTGCTTATTAGATGGGAAAAGAAGATTGAGAATTACCTAGCAATGCTATATTTCGCATGCGTATGGATAACTTTCAGAGCAGCAGGATTTTTCGGATAGGCTCTAAATCGGGAATCCGTTATTGTAGTAAATCTCTTTTTAATAATTTTATATTTATGGAATATAGTGGATTTATTTTTTTGTCAATAAATCTTGGAACTTTAAAACCATTCCATTTCAATTCCAAATCTTTTAAAAAGTCTTTTAGGAAGTCCCAATCAACAATAGTTGCCATCATCTTCAAATCATTATAATGTTTTGTTTTCATGAAATCATTAAGCCTGTTTTCTTCTTTGGCTTGCAAGTATTCTACTGATTTTGTAGCAAACATCCATTCTAAAGGTGCTGCCCTGTAAGAGTGTCCTTTCCATTTGAGTATTTTACTTCTTTTAATGATTGAGTTTGGAAGAGATAAACTGAAGCCCATTCCTAACTTAATCTCTATTGATTCCTTTTTATGTTCATATAATTGTATATCCAATAACCCCTCTTTTGTCTCAAGGTGGATAAAATCAGTTTTTGGAGAGATCAATTTTGAAACGAATGATTTGTTTGCAACAGCAATTTCATTTAATCTTAATACTTGAATATTTCCTATTGCTTCCACAATATTCTTTCTACGATAAAATAACCCTTTTTCAATTGAAATATCCAAATCAATACCTGGTTCTCGGTAGTTTTTTAATAATGGAAGAAAAGACAGGGAGCCTATCACAAGATAATCTTGAGATTTTTCTACAATTTTTTCTAATGATTCGAACAATTTATCAGTTGTCACAATTCTTATAATATATTGCGTTTCTATAAACTTTCCGTAAGGGCTCTAGATTTATTCCACTTAAAACGTATCATGCGCAATCTTTATTTGCTTAATACCTGCTTTTCGGATATAAAGCGCAGTTTTTAATGTAATGTAAAAACTTTTAATATTTGCTATTTTATGCCTAGTTTATTCATTTTTTCAAAGAGTTCTATTTTTTCTTGTTAGCTACATCCCTTAAGTTTAATGCGAAAGGTGTGATTCGAACGCACGAATTCCTACGAAACCAAACTCTGAAAAACATATGGACCTATCTCATCCAAGCCTTTTTGTTTTAAAATTGAAGATATGGAAAAGATGTATATAATGCATAAAAAATGAAAAACAGTCGATTCCACCTTTTGCATATTAATTCCTCCAAAAAAAATTGTTTTATTTTTTGAACTTTCTTTGAAGAAGTTTCTCAGGCATAAAAAAATGAAATACGGACTTATTCCAGTAAATCTAACAGGCAAGATATTTATCACATCGTTTCTATATAAAAAAGACTGTATATAAGTATCAAATTATAATATTTGCTTTTGTGCATAGATTAAAACTGATAAAGTTTGAATGCTCAGATAAAGCGAAAATATTGGGGTAGATTTTGATTCTTTATCCATGCCAGAGAAGAATATGAGAAATGGTAGTATAGATCAGAAATCGCAGGGGAGTGAAAAGCTCTATAGGATGATATTCGATCATAGAATGGATGGTATTATCCTGACCGATCCAAGGGATGATGGGAAAATCCTATCAGCTAATCCAGCAGCTTGCCGTATGCTCGGATGGACGGAAGAAGAGCTTGTTGGCAAAGAATGCGATGCAATTTCAGACCTGCAAGAACCGACGCTATCAGCTTTATTAGATGAACGTACTCACTCTGGATCAGCAAGAGCGCAGCTTACTTACAGGCGCAAGGATGGAACTACATTTCCTGGAGAGGTAAGCACGACATTTTTTATAGATAGCAACGGAGAGCCTCGAACAGTCGCCATCATCCGAGATATCACTGATCGCAAGCAGGCTGTAGAGGCGTTGCTGGAGAGTGAGAACCGATATAAGGCAATATTTGATAATAGTCTTGATGGCATTTTTGTTACAGTTCCAGACGGAACTATTCTTGCAGCCAATCCAGCCGCTTGCCAGATGTTTGGGATGACAGAAGAGGAGCTTATCCGGGCTGGAAGAAACGGTACTGTGGATACGTCTGATCCAAGGCTTAAGTCTGTACTGGATGAAAGAGCCAGAGCTGGCAGGTTCAGGGGAGAACTCAATCACAGGCGGAAAGATGGTACTGTCTTCCCAAGTGAGATATCGAGTGCATTGTTCGAAGATAAGAACGGCCTTACAAAAGTTGTCATGGTCATCAGGGACATCTCTGAGCGAAAGAAGGCTGAAAACACATTGCGTGAGAGCGAGGAAAAACTACGCCTTTTGGGCGATAACCTGCCGGACAGTGCGGTATATCAGTATGCCCATGAGCCCGATGGCAGTGTTCGCTTCCTGTACATCAGCGCAGGCATAGAGCGGCTCAACGGCATTAAAGTATCAGATGTGCTTAGCGATCCGGGCACGCTACACCGGCAAATCCCGCAAACGTATTTCGAACAGCTCGTCGAAGCCGAGGCGCGCAGTGCCCGCGAGCTGTCTGACTTTGACATGGAAATACCTACCCAGCTACCTGATGGCCAGGTGAAGTGGATGCGATTGCACTCCCGTCCTCGCCGGCTACCTGATGGCCGAACGGTATGGGATGGCGTGCAAACTGACATCACTGAGCTTAAACGGGCTGAGGAGATGC containing:
- a CDS encoding amylo-alpha-1,6-glucosidase; the encoded protein is MLEFSEREKIPEAWDIYKRHTLSNSIINSMVIRDDELTLVMQKNGEIPITENYGYGLYYHDCRYLSGFLMRLMDMPPTRVLSSDVKGFRSTLMVTNPELKDCTGTTVAKETLLGTIDTVITGCIRHSQTIRNFNTFPVTLNLTFEFDADFADMFTVRGIAPPTSGEVLPTRFDGKNLYLSYEGEDKHRRNTIIAFDPLPVRVEGKKCTFELKINPRGSQTVNLEISVEDIEPGQEPGRPVRNPDQQMNQIMSSYIAALEYCDNIPTSNNIFNSILVRSLADLNMMRMSFNGEVFLSAGVPWYDTLFGRDSIISALQLLPFEAELAKSTLLVNAKFQSDRSDDWRDQDPGKMLHELRQGELANLNLIPHTPYYGTVDSTPLFLILLIEYVNWTGNIELVRQLEGNVDRALEWIDVYANMEGNGFAYYAVKSPLGIYNQGWKDSPDSISRSDGTLAKQPIAVAEVQGYVYMAKRRLAPLFRQLGRESDAARLEKEAVELKERFNREFWIKDRQFFAQALDAEGVCDVISSNPAQCLWTGIIDQKYVKYLVDRIFRDDMFTEWGIRTLSSKEQRYNPLGYHNGTVWPHDNAIIAMGLKKYGFINEMSLLFTGIYEVARMFEDYRLPECFSGLTRSEYGIPVKYPIACSPQAWASGTIPFMLTASLGITPDALNNRLIINKPHLPPWLDNVQFNNVKVGNTLTDLNFRKVECETLVNVSKKSGDINVLIEY
- a CDS encoding alpha-amylase family glycosyl hydrolase, whose translation is MVYETSKQLEIDSEPLLEKVYGEDKVVEMFANTLEIVERAGPECTTSLKQLEIDIKPALEKVYGEDRVDEMFANILEIIERARSERAASLKMDDLTRDCSWYKDEIMYTFYADQFGVKNKNTTNTFKDLIEMLPYLKGLGVTTLYILPFMDSPMGDAGFDVRDPQKVREDLGGIAEFDQFMAEAKKYGFKIQADLVLNHFSDQHEWFQDALNGDVSKLDYFIFRKEPPKYERSQKGTIIKYFEEDGVPPSERRIVFADASEETHYRKVDIGGKDYYLYHTFYPFQLDINWENPEVLYYVLEKIIAFWSNKGIDIFRLDAIPFLIKEKGTNAENQPGTHCIIKILSSFNQAIGPRSIFHAEACEPPKEVLKYFSKERVFNIYGGENLTRTDGVQVAYNFPYMPAIWASLITGSNEYFWNVHEETPSIPESAAWAQFLRVHDELTVEMADTGTRKIIYDALLSKGKDFKGLGISGRMANFLDKNPAKIGLAFAILLSLPGIPVIYYGDEIGAENNTNYGEEAGNKRKEVLNKINTNFCSFDSRDINRGPILKSDFYSSEKDNVIHKTVKNLIEVRKGMSVLGRGKLSRLESDNKEIFSYLIDSDDQYVIVVNNLSGEKLETSLTLSNDLVEKIDKTTGMVNLIDRGKINVCLKCKKLIVSLEPYQTLWLN